A single Pseudomonas putida DNA region contains:
- a CDS encoding MFS transporter has protein sequence MNQPHSVGNNLDVQSFINEQPLSRYQWRVVILCFLIVFLDGLDTAAMGFIAPALSQEWGIDRASLGPVMSAALIGMVFGALGSGPLADRFGRKGVLVGAVLVFGGFSLASAYAGNVDQLLVLRFLTGLGLGAGMPNATTLLSEYTPERLKSLLVTSMFCGFNLGMAGGGFISAKMIPAYGWHSLLVIGGVLPLLLAVVLMVWLPESARFLVVRNRGNDKVRKTLAPIAPAVVAQAASFSVPEQKAVAARNVFAVIFSATYGLGTVLLWLTYFMGLVIVYLLTSWLPTLMRDSGASMEQAAFIGALFQFGGVLSAVAVGWAMDRFNPHKVIGIFYLLAGVFAYAVGQSLGNITVLATLVLVAGMCVNGAQSAMPSLAARFYPTQARATGVSWMLGIGRFGAILGAWSGATLLGLGWNFEQVLTALLVPAALATVGVIVKGLVSHADAT, from the coding sequence ATGAACCAACCACATTCTGTCGGGAACAATCTCGACGTCCAGTCGTTCATCAATGAACAACCGCTTTCGCGCTATCAGTGGCGCGTGGTGATCCTCTGTTTCCTGATCGTCTTCCTCGATGGCCTCGATACCGCGGCCATGGGCTTCATCGCGCCTGCCTTGTCGCAGGAGTGGGGCATCGACCGCGCCAGCCTCGGCCCGGTGATGAGTGCCGCGTTGATCGGCATGGTGTTTGGGGCCTTGGGGTCCGGGCCGCTGGCCGACCGTTTCGGGCGCAAGGGTGTACTGGTCGGTGCGGTGCTTGTGTTCGGTGGTTTCAGCTTGGCTTCGGCCTATGCTGGCAACGTCGACCAGTTGCTGGTGCTGCGCTTTCTGACTGGCCTGGGCTTGGGGGCCGGTATGCCCAATGCCACCACGCTGCTTTCCGAATACACCCCAGAGCGCCTCAAGTCGCTGTTGGTGACCAGCATGTTCTGCGGCTTCAACCTCGGCATGGCCGGTGGCGGTTTCATCTCTGCGAAGATGATCCCGGCCTACGGCTGGCACAGCCTGCTGGTGATCGGTGGCGTGCTGCCGCTGCTGCTGGCCGTGGTGCTGATGGTCTGGCTACCGGAATCGGCGCGCTTCCTGGTGGTGCGCAACCGGGGCAATGACAAGGTGCGCAAGACCCTGGCGCCGATCGCGCCGGCAGTGGTGGCGCAAGCGGCCAGCTTCAGCGTGCCAGAGCAGAAGGCCGTGGCTGCACGCAACGTGTTTGCGGTGATCTTCTCCGCAACTTACGGCCTGGGCACGGTATTGCTGTGGCTGACCTACTTCATGGGCCTGGTGATCGTCTACCTGCTGACCAGCTGGCTGCCAACGCTGATGCGCGACAGCGGCGCAAGCATGGAGCAGGCCGCGTTCATTGGTGCGCTGTTCCAGTTTGGTGGTGTGCTCAGCGCGGTGGCGGTGGGTTGGGCCATGGACCGCTTCAATCCGCACAAGGTCATCGGCATCTTCTACTTGCTGGCCGGGGTGTTTGCCTACGCCGTGGGCCAGAGCCTGGGCAACATCACCGTGCTTGCCACCTTGGTGCTGGTCGCCGGCATGTGCGTGAACGGCGCGCAGTCGGCCATGCCGTCGCTGGCCGCGCGTTTCTACCCGACCCAAGCGCGCGCCACAGGCGTATCGTGGATGCTGGGTATCGGCCGCTTCGGCGCCATCCTCGGGGCCTGGAGCGGCGCGACGCTGCTGGGCTTGGGCTGGAATTTCGAGCAGGTATTGACCGCACTCTTGGTGCCGGCGGCGTTGGCGACGGTGGGCGTGATCGTCAAAGGGCTGGTGAGCCACGCCGACGCGACCTGA
- a CDS encoding glycosyltransferase family 4 protein codes for MLIVHIADITMFYAPASGGVRTYLDAKHHRLDALPGVHHSLLIPGASASDADGIYQVPAPPLPFGKGYRFPVRLAPWCNVLRRLKPDLIEVGDPYLTAWAALEARRQLDVPVIGFYHSDLPLLVSNRMGNWFTPNVEAYVSKLYGNFDRVLAPSLVMADKLRRLGVRDVHVQRLGVDLNTFHPDHRDPQLKAQLGIADTSRLLIYAGRGSREKNLPVLLECMQHLGRPYHLLLVGSNMPANVPENVSVIDQFRPPQEVARLVASADLLVHAGDQETFGLVILEAMASATPVVAVRAGAFGEIVNEHCGRLCRANDSQAMALAVREAFEAGVRKLGAQARQHVEQHYSWDNVVAGLLQHYQAVLGHQPQVRAHG; via the coding sequence ATGCTGATCGTGCACATCGCCGACATCACCATGTTCTACGCCCCGGCCAGCGGCGGCGTGCGGACGTACCTGGATGCCAAACATCACCGCCTCGACGCCCTTCCCGGCGTGCACCACAGCCTCCTGATCCCCGGCGCCAGTGCCAGCGATGCCGATGGCATCTACCAGGTCCCCGCACCACCCCTGCCGTTCGGCAAAGGCTACCGTTTCCCGGTACGCCTGGCGCCCTGGTGCAATGTGCTGCGCCGTCTCAAGCCCGACCTGATCGAAGTCGGCGACCCGTACCTCACCGCCTGGGCCGCACTGGAAGCCCGGCGCCAGCTCGACGTACCGGTGATCGGTTTCTACCATTCCGACCTGCCGCTGCTGGTAAGTAACCGTATGGGCAACTGGTTCACGCCCAATGTCGAGGCCTATGTCAGCAAGCTGTATGGCAATTTCGACCGGGTGCTGGCGCCGAGCCTGGTGATGGCCGACAAGCTGCGCCGGCTTGGCGTGCGTGACGTGCACGTGCAGCGCCTGGGTGTCGACCTGAACACCTTCCACCCCGACCACCGCGACCCGCAGTTGAAGGCCCAATTGGGCATAGCCGATACCAGCCGCCTGCTCATCTATGCCGGGCGCGGTTCACGCGAGAAGAACCTGCCGGTGCTGCTCGAATGCATGCAACACCTGGGGCGCCCCTACCACCTGTTGCTGGTCGGCTCGAACATGCCGGCCAATGTGCCCGAGAACGTCAGCGTCATCGACCAGTTCCGCCCACCGCAGGAGGTCGCCCGCCTGGTCGCCAGCGCCGACCTGCTGGTGCATGCCGGCGACCAGGAGACCTTCGGCCTGGTCATCCTCGAGGCCATGGCCAGCGCTACCCCGGTGGTCGCGGTACGCGCCGGAGCTTTTGGCGAAATCGTCAACGAACACTGCGGGCGGCTGTGCCGGGCCAACGATAGCCAGGCCATGGCACTGGCCGTGCGCGAAGCGTTCGAGGCCGGGGTGCGCAAGCTCGGCGCCCAGGCCCGCCAGCACGTGGAACAACACTATTCGTGGGACAACGTGGTGGCCGGCCTGCTGCAACACTACCAGGCCGTGCTCGGTCACCAACCGCAGGTGCGCGCCCATGGCTGA
- a CDS encoding inorganic phosphate transporter, with protein sequence MIDLFSGLDAWVLVSLLLALTFVLAFEFINGFHDTANAVATVIYTKAMPPHLAVFFSGVFNFLGVLLGGVGVAYAIVHLLPVELLINVNTGHGLAMVFSLLAAAITWNLGTWYFGIPASSSHTLIGSILGVGLANALINDIPLGDGVNWQKAIDIAMSLVVSPIAGFAVAALVLVGLKWWRPLSKMHKTPDQRRKLDDKKHPPFWNRLVLVISAMGVSFVHGSNDGQKGIGLIMLVLIGIVPAKFVLDLNSTTYQIERTRDATLHMSQFYQRNAATLGEFLALGKAKSTDLPEQFSCNPQQTEPTIAALQSSLQGVTDYHALDAEKRVEVRRYLLCLDDTAKKVGKLPGLDAREKADLEKLRKDLTATTEYAPFWVIVAVALALGLGTMVGWKRVVLTVGEKIGKQGMTYAQGMSAQITAACAIGMANVFALPVSTTHVLSSGVAGTMVANKSGLQGGTVKTILLAWVLTLPASMGLAAGLFWLASKALA encoded by the coding sequence ATGATCGATTTATTCAGCGGACTGGATGCCTGGGTATTGGTGAGCCTGCTGCTCGCCCTGACCTTCGTGCTCGCATTCGAGTTCATCAATGGCTTTCATGACACCGCCAACGCGGTAGCCACCGTCATCTATACCAAAGCCATGCCACCACACCTGGCCGTGTTCTTCTCCGGGGTGTTCAACTTCCTCGGCGTTCTGCTCGGCGGTGTCGGGGTGGCCTACGCCATCGTGCACCTGCTGCCGGTCGAACTGCTGATCAATGTGAATACCGGGCATGGCCTGGCTATGGTCTTCTCATTGCTGGCGGCCGCCATCACCTGGAACCTCGGTACCTGGTACTTCGGCATCCCCGCTTCCAGCTCGCACACCCTGATCGGTTCGATCCTCGGCGTTGGCCTGGCCAATGCGCTGATCAACGACATCCCGCTGGGTGATGGCGTCAACTGGCAGAAGGCGATCGACATCGCCATGTCGCTGGTGGTCTCGCCGATCGCCGGCTTCGCTGTCGCCGCGCTGGTGCTGGTTGGCCTGAAATGGTGGCGCCCGCTGTCGAAGATGCATAAAACCCCCGACCAGCGCCGCAAGCTCGACGACAAAAAGCACCCGCCGTTCTGGAACCGCCTGGTTCTGGTGATTTCGGCCATGGGCGTGAGCTTTGTGCACGGTTCCAACGATGGCCAGAAAGGCATCGGCCTGATCATGCTGGTGCTGATCGGTATCGTCCCGGCCAAGTTCGTTCTCGACCTGAACAGCACGACCTACCAGATCGAGCGCACCCGCGACGCCACCCTGCACATGAGCCAGTTCTACCAGCGCAACGCCGCCACCCTCGGCGAGTTCCTGGCACTGGGCAAGGCCAAGTCGACCGACCTGCCGGAGCAGTTCAGCTGCAACCCGCAGCAGACCGAACCGACCATCGCCGCCCTGCAGTCCTCGCTGCAAGGGGTGACCGACTACCACGCGCTGGATGCCGAAAAGCGTGTTGAAGTGCGCCGCTACCTGCTGTGCCTGGATGACACCGCGAAGAAAGTAGGCAAGCTGCCTGGCCTGGACGCCCGTGAAAAGGCCGACCTCGAGAAACTGCGCAAGGACCTGACCGCCACCACCGAATACGCCCCGTTCTGGGTGATCGTGGCCGTCGCCCTGGCCTTGGGCCTGGGCACCATGGTGGGCTGGAAGCGTGTGGTACTGACCGTCGGCGAGAAGATCGGCAAGCAGGGTATGACCTATGCCCAGGGCATGTCGGCGCAAATCACCGCGGCCTGTGCCATCGGCATGGCCAACGTGTTTGCCCTGCCGGTGTCGACCACCCATGTGCTGTCGTCCGGCGTTGCCGGCACCATGGTCGCCAACAAGAGCGGCCTGCAAGGCGGCACCGTGAAAACCATCCTGCTGGCCTGGGTACTGACCCTGCCGGCCTCGATGGGCCTGGCGGCTGGCCTGTTCTGGCTGGCGTCCAAGGCACTGGCCTGA
- the pcaF gene encoding 3-oxoadipyl-CoA thiolase, producing MMREVFICDAIRTPIGRFGGALAGVRADDLAAVPLKALIERNPSVQWDQLDEVFFGCANQAGEDNRNVARMALLLAGLPESIPGVTLNRLCASGMDAIGTAFRAIASGEMEFVIAGGVESMSRAPFVMGKAESGYSRNMKLEDTTIGWRFINPLMKSQYGVDAMPETADNVADDYKVSRADQDAFALRSQQKAAAAQAAGFFAEEIVPVRIAHKKGETIVERDEHLRPETTLEALTKLKPVNGPDKTVTAGNASGVNDGAAALILASAEAVKKHGLTPRARVLGMASAGVAPRVMGIGPVPAVRKLTERLGVAVNDFDVIELNEAFASQGLAVLRELGVADDAPQVNPNGGAIALGHPLGMSGARLVLTALHQLEKSGGRKGLATMCVGVGQGLALAIERV from the coding sequence CTGATGCGTGAAGTATTTATCTGTGACGCCATCCGCACCCCGATCGGCCGCTTCGGCGGCGCCCTGGCAGGCGTGCGTGCCGACGACCTGGCGGCCGTGCCGCTGAAGGCGCTGATCGAGCGTAACCCGTCGGTTCAGTGGGACCAGCTGGACGAAGTGTTCTTCGGCTGCGCCAACCAGGCCGGTGAAGACAACCGCAACGTCGCACGCATGGCCCTGCTGCTGGCCGGCCTGCCGGAGAGCATCCCGGGCGTGACCCTGAACCGTCTGTGCGCTTCGGGAATGGACGCCATCGGCACTGCCTTCCGCGCGATTGCCAGTGGCGAAATGGAGTTTGTGATTGCCGGCGGCGTCGAGTCGATGTCCCGTGCACCGTTCGTCATGGGCAAGGCCGAAAGCGGTTACTCGCGCAACATGAAGCTCGAAGACACCACCATCGGCTGGCGTTTCATCAACCCGTTGATGAAGAGCCAGTACGGCGTCGACGCGATGCCGGAGACCGCCGACAACGTGGCCGACGACTACAAGGTTTCCCGCGCTGACCAGGACGCCTTTGCCCTGCGCAGCCAGCAAAAGGCTGCCGCCGCCCAGGCTGCCGGTTTCTTCGCCGAAGAAATCGTGCCGGTGCGTATCGCTCACAAGAAGGGCGAAACCATCGTCGAGCGTGACGAGCACCTGCGCCCTGAGACAACGCTCGAAGCGCTGACCAAACTCAAACCGGTCAACGGCCCGGACAAGACCGTCACCGCTGGCAACGCCTCGGGTGTCAACGACGGCGCCGCGGCATTGATCCTGGCTTCGGCCGAAGCGGTGAAGAAGCACGGCCTGACTCCACGTGCCCGCGTACTGGGCATGGCCAGCGCCGGTGTTGCCCCGCGTGTCATGGGCATCGGCCCGGTGCCAGCGGTGCGCAAGCTGACCGAGCGCCTGGGTGTGGCGGTGAACGATTTCGATGTCATCGAGCTTAACGAAGCCTTCGCCAGCCAAGGCTTGGCGGTGCTGCGTGAGCTGGGTGTGGCCGACGATGCGCCGCAGGTGAACCCTAACGGTGGCGCAATCGCCCTGGGCCACCCGCTGGGCATGAGCGGTGCGCGCCTGGTGCTGACGGCGCTTCACCAGCTGGAGAAGAGCGGTGGCCGCAAGGGCCTGGCAACCATGTGTGTGGGTGTTGGCCAAGGTCTGGCGTTGGCCATCGAGCGGGTTTGA
- a CDS encoding MFS family transporter, whose product MTSSYYTGEERSKRIFAIVGASSGNLVEWFDFYVYAFSAIYFASSFFPSDDPTVQLLNTAGVFAAGFLMRPIGGWIFGRLADRHGRKNSLMISVLMMCFGSLMIACLPTYSSIGAWAPALLLLARLIQGLSVGGEYGTTATYMSEVALRGQRGFYASFQYVTLIGGQLLAVLVVVIMQQLLSEEELRAWGWRIPFVVGAIAALISLMLRRSLHETSSAETRKDKDAGSIKGLFRNHTAAFITVLGYTAGGSLIFYTFTTYMQKYLVNTAGMHAKTASYVMTGALFLYMVMQPFFGMLSDRIGRRNSMLLFGALGTICTVPLLMALKTVSNPFMAFVLITLALCIVSFYTSISGLVKAEMFPPQVRALGVGLAYAVANAAFGGSAEYVALGLKTMGMENTFYWYVTAMMAIAFLFSLRLPKQAEYLHHDD is encoded by the coding sequence ATGACCTCAAGCTATTACACCGGTGAAGAGCGCAGCAAGCGCATCTTCGCCATCGTCGGTGCCTCTTCGGGCAACCTGGTGGAATGGTTCGACTTCTACGTCTATGCCTTCAGCGCGATCTACTTCGCCTCGTCCTTCTTCCCCTCCGACGACCCCACCGTGCAGTTGCTCAACACGGCCGGTGTATTCGCTGCAGGCTTCCTGATGCGCCCGATCGGTGGCTGGATCTTCGGCCGCCTGGCCGACCGCCATGGCCGCAAGAATTCCCTGATGATCTCGGTGCTGATGATGTGCTTCGGCTCCTTGATGATCGCCTGCCTGCCGACCTATTCGAGCATCGGCGCCTGGGCTCCGGCGCTGCTGTTGCTCGCGCGGCTGATCCAGGGCCTGTCGGTGGGTGGCGAATATGGCACCACCGCGACCTACATGAGTGAGGTGGCCCTGCGCGGCCAGCGCGGCTTCTATGCGTCGTTCCAGTATGTGACCCTGATCGGCGGCCAGTTGCTGGCGGTGCTGGTGGTGGTGATCATGCAGCAACTGCTGAGCGAGGAAGAGCTGCGCGCCTGGGGCTGGCGCATTCCGTTCGTGGTCGGTGCCATCGCTGCGCTGATCTCGCTGATGCTGCGCCGCTCGCTGCACGAAACCAGCAGCGCCGAAACCCGCAAGGACAAGGATGCCGGCAGCATCAAAGGGCTGTTCCGCAACCACACCGCAGCGTTCATCACCGTGCTTGGCTACACGGCCGGTGGCTCGCTGATCTTCTACACCTTCACCACCTACATGCAGAAGTACCTGGTCAACACGGCCGGCATGCATGCGAAGACCGCCAGTTACGTGATGACCGGGGCGCTGTTCCTGTACATGGTGATGCAGCCGTTTTTCGGCATGCTTTCCGACCGCATCGGCCGTCGCAACTCGATGCTGTTGTTCGGTGCGCTGGGCACGATCTGCACGGTACCGCTGCTGATGGCGCTCAAGACCGTAAGCAACCCGTTCATGGCCTTCGTGCTGATTACCCTGGCCCTGTGCATCGTCAGTTTCTACACCTCGATCAGTGGCCTGGTGAAAGCCGAGATGTTCCCGCCGCAGGTTCGTGCGCTGGGCGTTGGCCTGGCTTACGCGGTGGCCAACGCGGCGTTTGGTGGTTCGGCCGAGTATGTGGCCCTGGGCTTGAAGACCATGGGCATGGAAAACACCTTCTACTGGTACGTGACGGCCATGATGGCAATCGCCTTCCTGTTCAGCCTGCGCCTGCCCAAGCAGGCGGAATACCTGCACCACGATGATTAA
- the pcaR gene encoding pca regulon transcriptional regulator PcaR: MSDETTANESANPEASRPSAPALAPPIVASPAKRIQAFTGDPDFMTSLARGLAVIQAFQERKRHLTIAQISHRTEIPRAAVRRCLHTLIKLGYATTDGRTYSLLPKVLTLGHAYLSSTPLAVSAQPYLDRISDQLHEAANMATLEGDDILYIARSATVERLISVDLSVGGRLPAYCTSMGRILLAAMDDTSLREYLDRADLKARTSRTLNDPESLFACIQQVREQGWCVVDQELEQGLRSIAVPIYDASGQVLAALNVSTHVGRVTRSELEQRFLPILLAASRDLCHQLFG, translated from the coding sequence ATGAGTGACGAAACCACGGCCAACGAATCTGCCAATCCAGAGGCGTCCCGCCCGAGCGCACCTGCGCTGGCGCCGCCGATCGTGGCTTCACCGGCCAAGCGCATCCAGGCATTTACCGGTGACCCCGACTTCATGACCTCCCTGGCGCGTGGCCTGGCAGTGATCCAGGCCTTCCAGGAGCGCAAGCGCCACCTGACCATCGCGCAGATCAGCCACCGCACCGAGATTCCCCGGGCCGCCGTGCGCCGCTGCCTGCACACACTGATCAAGCTTGGTTACGCCACCACCGATGGGCGTACCTATTCGCTGTTGCCGAAAGTGCTGACCCTGGGCCATGCCTATCTGTCGTCAACGCCTCTGGCGGTGTCGGCCCAGCCCTATCTGGACCGCATCAGCGACCAGTTGCACGAAGCTGCCAACATGGCCACTCTCGAGGGCGATGACATCCTTTATATAGCCCGTTCGGCCACGGTGGAGCGGTTGATCTCGGTCGACCTGTCGGTCGGTGGGCGGTTGCCGGCCTACTGCACGTCGATGGGGCGCATCCTGCTGGCGGCAATGGACGACACCAGCTTGCGCGAATACCTCGACCGTGCCGACCTCAAGGCTCGGACCAGCCGTACCCTGAATGACCCCGAGTCGTTGTTCGCCTGCATCCAGCAGGTGCGGGAACAGGGTTGGTGTGTGGTCGACCAGGAGCTGGAACAGGGGCTGCGGTCGATCGCGGTGCCTATCTATGATGCGTCCGGGCAGGTGTTGGCGGCGTTGAACGTGAGTACCCATGTCGGGCGGGTGACGCGCAGCGAGCTGGAGCAGCGCTTTCTGCCGATCCTGCTGGCGGCCAGCCGCGATCTTTGCCATCAATTGTTCGGTTGA
- a CDS encoding methyl-accepting chemotaxis protein codes for MANSDEQSNRTNSVAAAINELGAAAQEIAGNAAQASQHASSARLLAEEGQQVVERNIAAMNRLSDLIVTSSAHIETLNSKTVNIGQILEVITSISQQTNLLALNAAIEAARAGEAGRGFAVVADEVRNLAHRTQESAQQVQTMIEELQVGARESVDTMGQSQRHSQDSMQIANQAGERLDSVTVRIGEIDGMNQSVATATEEQTAVVDSINMDINEINMLNQEGVENLQATLRACSDLEQQATRLKHLVGSFRI; via the coding sequence ATGGCCAACTCCGACGAGCAGTCCAACCGCACCAACAGTGTCGCCGCCGCCATCAATGAACTTGGCGCCGCCGCCCAGGAAATCGCCGGCAATGCCGCCCAGGCCTCTCAGCACGCCAGCTCCGCGCGCCTGCTGGCCGAAGAAGGCCAACAAGTGGTAGAGCGCAACATCGCCGCGATGAACCGCCTGTCCGATTTGATCGTCACCTCGAGCGCGCACATCGAGACGCTCAACAGCAAGACCGTGAACATCGGCCAGATCCTCGAAGTGATCACCAGCATTTCCCAGCAGACCAACCTGCTGGCGCTCAACGCGGCGATCGAAGCGGCGCGCGCCGGTGAAGCAGGGCGTGGTTTTGCCGTGGTTGCCGACGAGGTACGCAACCTGGCGCACCGCACCCAGGAGTCTGCACAGCAGGTGCAGACCATGATCGAAGAGCTGCAGGTTGGTGCCCGCGAGTCGGTCGACACCATGGGCCAAAGCCAGCGCCACAGCCAGGACAGCATGCAGATTGCCAACCAGGCCGGCGAACGCCTGGACAGCGTGACCGTGCGCATCGGCGAGATCGACGGCATGAACCAGTCGGTGGCCACCGCCACCGAAGAGCAGACCGCCGTGGTCGACTCGATCAACATGGACATCAACGAGATCAACATGCTCAACCAGGAAGGCGTCGAGAACCTGCAGGCCACCCTGCGCGCCTGCTCGGACCTGGAGCAGCAGGCCACCCGCCTGAAACACCTGGTCGGCAGTTTCCGCATCTGA
- a CDS encoding helicase HerA-like domain-containing protein, producing the protein MSETSTIVVGADPSGQPVQQAMRLANRHGLVAGATGTGKTVTLQHLAEVFSDAGVAVFAADVKGDLCGLGAAGAPQGKVAERIAGMPWLGHVPRAYPVSLWDVAGQSGHPLRTTLSEMGPLLLGNLLELTDSQQAALYAAFKVADREGLLLLDLKDLKALLAHLKDNPQLLGEDSALMTTGSTQALLRRLATLEQQGAEALFGEPALQLEDLLRPDADGRGRIHLLDASQLVHEAPKVYATFLLWLLAELFEQLPERGDADKPVLALFFDEAHLLFNGTPKALQDRLEQVVRLIRSKGVGVYFVTQSPSDLPDSVLAQLGLRIQHGLRAFTAKEQKSLRAVADGFRPNPAFDSLAVLTELGIGEALVGTLEEKGTPAMVQRVLIAPPQSRIGPLSAAERSALIAASPLLGRYDKAIDRESAYEMLTQRKGEPVEPAPVPKADEESFADKAGDFLQSAAGQAIKSAVRQAANQFGRQLVRGLMGSLLGGKKK; encoded by the coding sequence ATGTCGGAAACTTCGACCATAGTTGTAGGTGCTGACCCGAGCGGTCAGCCAGTGCAGCAAGCCATGCGCCTGGCCAACCGCCACGGCCTGGTCGCCGGGGCTACCGGTACCGGCAAGACCGTGACCCTGCAGCACCTGGCGGAAGTGTTCAGCGACGCCGGCGTGGCGGTGTTCGCCGCGGATGTCAAAGGCGACCTGTGTGGCCTGGGTGCGGCAGGCGCGCCACAAGGCAAGGTGGCTGAGCGAATCGCCGGCATGCCTTGGCTGGGGCACGTGCCACGGGCCTATCCGGTGTCACTCTGGGATGTGGCCGGGCAGTCTGGCCACCCTTTGCGCACCACCCTCAGCGAAATGGGCCCGTTGTTGCTCGGTAACCTGCTGGAGTTGACCGACAGCCAGCAGGCAGCGCTATATGCGGCGTTCAAGGTGGCGGATCGTGAAGGCTTGCTGCTGCTCGACCTGAAAGACCTCAAGGCCTTGTTGGCGCATCTGAAGGACAACCCGCAACTGCTCGGCGAAGACAGCGCGCTGATGACCACTGGCTCGACCCAGGCCTTGCTGCGCCGGCTGGCAACCCTGGAGCAGCAAGGTGCCGAGGCGTTGTTTGGTGAGCCGGCGCTGCAACTGGAAGACCTGCTGCGGCCAGATGCCGATGGCCGTGGGCGCATCCACCTGCTCGATGCCAGTCAGCTGGTGCATGAGGCGCCGAAGGTGTACGCCACCTTCCTGTTGTGGCTGCTGGCTGAGCTGTTCGAGCAGTTGCCGGAGCGGGGTGATGCCGACAAACCCGTGCTGGCGCTGTTTTTCGATGAGGCGCATCTGTTGTTCAACGGCACGCCGAAAGCGTTGCAGGACCGGCTGGAGCAGGTGGTGCGGCTGATTCGTTCCAAGGGGGTTGGCGTGTATTTCGTCACCCAGTCGCCGAGCGATCTGCCCGATAGCGTACTGGCCCAGCTGGGTTTGCGCATTCAGCATGGCCTGCGTGCCTTTACCGCCAAAGAACAGAAGTCGCTCAGGGCTGTGGCTGATGGCTTCCGCCCGAACCCGGCGTTCGACAGCCTTGCGGTTTTGACCGAGCTGGGGATTGGCGAGGCGCTGGTCGGCACTCTGGAAGAGAAGGGGACGCCGGCGATGGTCCAGCGAGTACTGATCGCGCCACCGCAATCGCGGATCGGCCCATTGAGTGCGGCCGAGCGCAGTGCGTTGATTGCGGCTTCACCCCTGCTAGGGCGGTACGACAAGGCGATCGACCGGGAGTCGGCGTATGAAATGCTGACCCAGCGTAAAGGTGAGCCAGTGGAACCGGCACCAGTGCCGAAGGCGGATGAAGAGAGTTTCGCTGACAAGGCAGGGGATTTTTTGCAGAGCGCGGCGGGGCAGGCCATCAAGTCGGCGGTGCGCCAGGCAGCCAATCAGTTTGGACGGCAGCTGGTGCGAGGGTTGATGGGGTCGTTGCTGGGTGGTAAGAAAAAGTGA